One genomic window of Bacillus mycoides includes the following:
- the rplU gene encoding 50S ribosomal protein L21: MYAIIETGGKQIKVEAGQAIYIEKLDVEAGETVTFDKVLFVGGENVKVGSPVVEGATVTAKVEKQGRAKKIIVFKYKAKKNNRKKQGHRQPYTKLVVEAINA; the protein is encoded by the coding sequence ATGTACGCAATTATCGAAACAGGTGGAAAACAAATTAAAGTTGAAGCTGGTCAAGCAATCTACATTGAAAAATTAGATGTTGAAGCTGGTGAAACTGTTACTTTTGACAAAGTTCTTTTCGTTGGTGGCGAAAACGTGAAAGTTGGTAGCCCAGTTGTAGAAGGTGCAACAGTTACTGCGAAAGTTGAAAAACAAGGTCGCGCTAAGAAAATCATCGTTTTCAAATACAAAGCGAAAAAGAACAATCGTAAGAAACAAGGTCATCGTCAACCTTACACTAAGCTAGTAGTTGAAGCTATCAACGCTTAA
- a CDS encoding Rne/Rng family ribonuclease, giving the protein MKTLYINYTGSEKRVAIEEKQKIVELLWKRNEEQEIVGHIYVGRIVRTIAGMNAAFVNIGLEKHAYLSFDDVPSSYRIHEGQAILVQVVKEAIDTKGPKLTAKVEFTGKYVVYMPYDDMRAVSRKIKNNKRRQQLLGIEVEGTGGYIFRSASEKGTIDEIQAEMQGLQKLYEELKRKENQGKAPLLLHQPATFLDRVFQENPIETIEKIVVDTRSIVKELEEKVGKERVSFYNEKSSMFNHFGIDREIEKALQQIVWLPNGAYLIVEQMETMTVIDVNTGKFTGKQNLQDTVFRTNEMAAEEIARQLRLRDIGGMILIDFINMKRREDKEKVRERLIAAMQDDRTYTRVLGFTELGILEMTRKRKKHSLRDVLLEECVPCKATGYVMSYETIAYELERELITYGNIEDEAVLIAAPKILQKHFSQKELQKNIPFEIYFKDDIIEKYAIIRFGSKKEIVERKK; this is encoded by the coding sequence TTGAAGACGTTATATATTAACTACACTGGTTCGGAAAAGCGTGTTGCGATAGAAGAGAAACAAAAAATTGTCGAGCTTTTATGGAAACGGAATGAAGAGCAGGAGATTGTCGGACATATTTATGTTGGGCGTATCGTAAGAACAATTGCTGGAATGAACGCAGCCTTTGTAAATATCGGATTAGAAAAACATGCATATCTTTCGTTTGATGATGTACCATCTTCATATCGCATACATGAAGGGCAGGCGATACTTGTACAAGTTGTGAAAGAGGCAATTGATACGAAGGGGCCAAAATTAACGGCGAAGGTAGAATTTACCGGAAAATATGTCGTTTACATGCCGTATGATGACATGCGCGCTGTTTCTCGGAAAATAAAAAATAATAAAAGAAGACAACAGTTACTGGGAATTGAAGTAGAAGGAACGGGTGGATACATTTTCCGTTCTGCTTCTGAAAAAGGAACGATCGATGAAATACAAGCTGAAATGCAAGGGTTGCAGAAGTTATATGAAGAGTTAAAAAGAAAAGAAAATCAAGGGAAGGCGCCCTTACTACTTCATCAACCAGCGACGTTTTTAGATCGTGTATTTCAGGAGAACCCAATTGAAACAATTGAAAAAATAGTTGTAGATACGAGAAGTATAGTAAAAGAATTAGAAGAAAAAGTAGGGAAAGAAAGAGTATCCTTTTATAATGAAAAATCTTCGATGTTTAACCATTTTGGAATAGATCGTGAAATCGAGAAAGCACTTCAACAAATTGTGTGGCTACCAAATGGTGCCTATCTAATTGTAGAACAAATGGAGACGATGACTGTAATTGATGTGAATACAGGTAAATTTACTGGAAAACAAAATTTACAAGATACCGTATTTCGCACAAATGAAATGGCTGCTGAAGAGATTGCTCGTCAATTAAGACTTCGTGATATTGGCGGGATGATATTAATTGATTTTATTAATATGAAAAGACGGGAAGATAAAGAGAAGGTAAGAGAACGCCTCATAGCTGCTATGCAAGATGATCGTACATATACAAGAGTGCTTGGGTTTACAGAGCTAGGTATTTTAGAGATGACGCGAAAACGTAAGAAACATTCGTTACGTGACGTATTATTAGAAGAATGTGTACCTTGTAAAGCGACGGGGTATGTTATGTCTTATGAAACAATTGCATATGAGCTAGAGAGAGAGTTAATTACATATGGCAATATAGAAGATGAAGCAGTATTAATCGCTGCACCAAAAATTTTGCAAAAACATTTTTCACAAAAAGAATTACAAAAAAATATTCCATTTGAAATTTATTTCAAAGATGATATTATCGAAAAGTACGCTATTATCCGTTTTGGAAGTAAGAAAGAAATTGTAGAACGGAAAAAATAG
- the obgE gene encoding GTPase ObgE, translating into MFVDQVKIYVKGGDGGNGMVAYRREKYVPKGGPAGGDGGKGADVVFVVEEGLRTLMDFRYQRHFKADRGQHGMSKGQHGRKSEDLIVKVPPGTIVKDEKTGEILADLVTHEQTAVIARGGRGGRGNSRFATATNPAPEIAENGEPGQERDVTLELKVLADVGLVGFPSVGKSTLLSVVSSARPKIAEYHFTTIVPNLGVVETGDNRSFVMADLPGLIEGAHSGVGLGHQFLRHIERTRVIVHVIDMSGLEGREPYEDYVTINNELKEYNMRLTERPQVVVANKMDMPDAEENLQAFKEKLGDEVKIFPISAVTKQGVRDLLFEVANLLETTPEFPMYDDVEESEASVMYKFESESNFEITRESDGTFVISGYDIEKTFKMTDFSRDESVRRFARQMRGMGIDEALRARGATDGDIVKILEYQFEFID; encoded by the coding sequence ATGTTTGTAGATCAGGTCAAGATATATGTAAAAGGCGGCGACGGTGGTAACGGAATGGTTGCGTATCGTCGTGAGAAGTATGTACCTAAAGGTGGCCCAGCAGGTGGCGACGGTGGTAAAGGTGCAGATGTTGTTTTTGTTGTTGAGGAAGGCTTACGTACATTAATGGACTTCCGCTACCAACGTCATTTCAAAGCTGATCGCGGTCAGCACGGAATGAGTAAAGGGCAGCACGGTCGTAAATCTGAAGATTTAATCGTAAAGGTTCCACCAGGAACAATAGTGAAAGATGAAAAAACAGGTGAAATTCTTGCCGATTTAGTAACGCATGAACAAACAGCTGTAATCGCAAGAGGTGGCCGTGGTGGCCGTGGTAACTCACGTTTCGCAACAGCGACGAACCCAGCGCCAGAAATCGCTGAGAACGGGGAACCAGGTCAAGAACGTGATGTCACGCTAGAACTTAAAGTGCTAGCAGATGTTGGACTTGTTGGATTCCCAAGTGTAGGTAAATCTACATTATTATCTGTTGTATCATCAGCGCGTCCGAAAATTGCAGAATATCACTTTACAACAATCGTTCCGAATCTTGGTGTTGTTGAAACTGGTGATAACCGCAGCTTCGTTATGGCTGACCTTCCTGGACTAATTGAAGGCGCACACTCCGGCGTTGGACTTGGACACCAATTCTTACGTCATATCGAACGTACACGTGTAATTGTGCACGTTATCGATATGTCTGGTTTAGAAGGACGTGAGCCATATGAAGATTATGTCACAATCAATAATGAACTAAAAGAATACAATATGCGTTTAACTGAGCGTCCACAAGTTGTTGTTGCAAACAAAATGGATATGCCAGATGCAGAAGAAAACTTACAAGCATTTAAAGAGAAATTGGGAGACGAAGTGAAAATTTTCCCAATCTCAGCTGTAACGAAACAAGGTGTTCGTGACTTACTATTTGAAGTAGCGAACTTATTAGAAACAACACCAGAATTCCCAATGTACGATGATGTAGAAGAATCTGAAGCAAGTGTAATGTACAAATTTGAATCTGAATCTAATTTTGAAATTACACGCGAAAGTGATGGTACATTTGTTATTTCTGGTTATGACATTGAGAAAACATTCAAGATGACAGACTTCTCACGTGATGAATCTGTACGCCGATTTGCTCGTCAAATGCGTGGAATGGGTATCGATGAAGCCCTTCGTGCACGTGGTGCAACAGACGGAGATATTGTAAAAATTCTTGAATATCAATTTGAATTTATCGATTAA
- a CDS encoding response regulator transcription factor: MYKILIVEDDEKIAEILEEHLERYGYQSFRVSDLRHIKDEFVKVSPHLVLLDINLPYFDGFYWCRQIRIVSNAPIIFVSARTGEMDQVMAIENGGDDYITKPFHLDIVMAKVKSALRRGYGEYALAAESDCLGVNGLLLFPSQHTVEWKGQQTELTKNEFYLLECLMKQANQYVTREELLEALWDEVAFVDDNTLTVNVKRVRKKLEELGIKNAIVTKRGYGYALLTEWGEGHEG; encoded by the coding sequence ATGTATAAAATATTAATTGTAGAAGATGATGAAAAAATTGCAGAAATATTAGAGGAGCATTTAGAAAGGTATGGATATCAATCTTTCAGAGTAAGCGATTTACGTCATATAAAAGATGAGTTTGTAAAAGTAAGTCCTCATCTTGTGTTACTTGATATTAATTTGCCATACTTTGATGGCTTCTACTGGTGCCGCCAAATCCGCATTGTATCGAATGCGCCAATTATTTTCGTGTCTGCAAGGACAGGGGAAATGGATCAAGTGATGGCGATTGAGAATGGCGGGGATGATTATATTACAAAGCCGTTTCATTTAGATATCGTAATGGCAAAGGTGAAGAGTGCACTTCGCCGTGGGTATGGTGAGTATGCTTTGGCCGCGGAAAGTGACTGTTTAGGTGTTAATGGATTGTTATTATTCCCATCACAGCACACAGTAGAGTGGAAAGGGCAACAAACTGAACTTACAAAAAATGAATTTTATTTATTAGAATGTTTAATGAAACAAGCGAACCAATATGTAACACGTGAAGAGCTGTTAGAGGCTTTATGGGATGAAGTAGCTTTTGTTGATGATAATACATTAACTGTGAATGTAAAGCGTGTAAGGAAGAAACTTGAGGAGTTAGGCATTAAAAATGCAATTGTCACAAAGCGTGGGTACGGTTATGCTCTTCTTACCGAGTGGGGCGAAGGGCATGAAGGTTAA
- the minD gene encoding septum site-determining protein MinD codes for MGEAIVITSGKGGVGKTTTSANIGTALALSGKKVCLIDTDIGLRNLDVVMGLENRIVFDLVDVVEGRCRLPQALIKDKRFDDLYLLPAAQTSDKSAVTPEQMDELIQVLRQDYDYILIDCPAGIEQGFKNAVAGADKAIVVTTPEVSSMRDADRIIGLLEKEDIEPPKLVINRVRSHMLHEQDMLDVDEIVRTLSIELLGVVEDDDEVIRATNTGEPVALQPSGKAAIAYRNIARRLLGENVPLQAFEQEKVSVFTKMKNFFGIR; via the coding sequence GTGGGAGAGGCAATAGTAATTACATCTGGAAAAGGCGGAGTAGGTAAAACTACAACGTCTGCGAACATTGGTACAGCCCTTGCGTTATCTGGAAAAAAAGTATGTTTAATTGATACAGATATCGGTTTACGCAATTTAGACGTAGTAATGGGGCTGGAAAATCGTATTGTATTTGATCTTGTTGATGTCGTTGAAGGGCGTTGTCGTTTACCTCAGGCTCTTATTAAAGATAAACGTTTTGATGATCTTTATTTATTACCTGCAGCACAAACGAGCGATAAATCGGCGGTAACACCTGAACAAATGGATGAATTAATACAAGTATTACGTCAAGATTATGATTACATATTAATTGATTGTCCTGCGGGGATTGAGCAGGGGTTTAAAAATGCAGTAGCAGGTGCGGATAAAGCAATCGTCGTAACAACACCAGAAGTATCCTCAATGCGTGATGCGGATCGTATTATCGGGCTTTTAGAGAAAGAGGATATTGAACCACCGAAACTTGTCATTAACCGTGTGCGTAGTCATATGCTTCATGAACAGGATATGTTAGACGTTGATGAAATCGTACGTACACTGTCAATCGAGCTTCTTGGAGTTGTCGAGGATGATGATGAAGTTATTCGTGCTACGAATACAGGTGAACCTGTAGCACTGCAACCTAGTGGGAAAGCAGCAATAGCTTATCGTAATATTGCAAGACGCTTGTTAGGTGAGAATGTACCATTACAAGCATTTGAACAAGAAAAAGTATCGGTATTTACAAAGATGAAAAATTTCTTTGGGATCCGTTAA
- the rpmA gene encoding 50S ribosomal protein L27 — protein MLRLDLQFFASKKGVGSTKNGRDSQSKRLGAKRADGQTVSGGSILYRQRGTKIYPGVNVGRGGDDTLYAKVDGVVRFERLGRDRKQVSVYPVAQEA, from the coding sequence ATGTTAAGATTAGATCTTCAGTTTTTCGCATCTAAGAAAGGTGTAGGTAGTACAAAGAACGGTCGTGACTCTCAGTCAAAACGTCTTGGTGCTAAACGCGCAGATGGTCAAACGGTTTCAGGTGGTTCAATTCTTTACCGTCAACGCGGTACAAAAATTTATCCAGGTGTTAACGTTGGTCGTGGTGGCGATGACACTTTATACGCGAAAGTTGACGGCGTAGTACGCTTTGAGCGTCTTGGTCGTGACCGCAAACAAGTGAGCGTATATCCTGTTGCTCAAGAAGCATAA
- the mreD gene encoding rod shape-determining protein MreD, with protein sequence MMTILKRAALPLLLLFVFLFENMFSTVVPTDVFWNNSIAAPHFFIIVLCFITVYYSPIQGIYYGLLFGFLFDTVYTELVGIYIFAYPILAYLVYSVMKVLQLNLFIVASIVLAGIAALEYYVYGFLTLLGRTHMSASVFFTDRLLATLLLNGIFLLIVCFPLRRYLVRLSKAIEEKEKRIF encoded by the coding sequence ATGATGACGATTTTAAAAAGAGCAGCTCTTCCTCTTCTGCTCCTTTTTGTTTTTTTATTTGAAAATATGTTCTCTACTGTTGTTCCAACAGACGTCTTTTGGAACAACAGTATAGCAGCACCGCATTTCTTTATAATTGTGTTATGTTTTATTACAGTGTACTATAGTCCAATTCAAGGGATTTACTACGGACTATTATTTGGTTTCTTATTTGATACCGTATACACAGAACTTGTCGGTATATATATTTTTGCTTATCCGATTTTAGCTTATTTAGTTTATAGTGTGATGAAGGTATTACAATTGAATTTATTTATTGTCGCTTCTATCGTACTGGCTGGCATTGCAGCATTAGAGTATTATGTGTATGGGTTTTTAACTTTGTTAGGACGTACTCACATGTCAGCATCTGTCTTTTTCACAGATCGTCTCCTTGCTACTTTATTGCTAAATGGAATTTTCTTGTTAATAGTTTGTTTCCCACTGAGACGATATTTAGTGCGTCTTTCAAAAGCGATAGAAGAAAAAGAAAAAAGGATTTTCTAA
- the minC gene encoding septum site-determining protein MinC gives MEEKKQQNVTIKGTKDGITLHLDDCCSFSELLKELDEKLSTHYYEGDGRSLIEVRVKVGNRYLTEVQQEEIRTLIRNKKNLVVESIESDVITKAEAIAWKEETEIVPISKIVRSGQVLHVKGNLLLIGDVNPGGTVIAGGNIFVVGSLRGIAHAGYDGDSEAVIAASSMNPMQLRISDVTMRAPEEKEDGAEAAECAYINENNHIVVDRLQLLTHLRPNLTKLERGIV, from the coding sequence GTGGAAGAAAAAAAGCAACAAAATGTAACGATAAAAGGGACAAAAGATGGAATAACACTTCATTTAGATGATTGCTGTTCATTCTCTGAACTACTAAAAGAATTGGATGAAAAGCTTTCTACACATTACTATGAGGGTGACGGACGTTCTTTAATTGAAGTGCGTGTTAAAGTAGGAAATCGCTATTTAACAGAAGTACAACAAGAAGAGATTCGTACGTTAATTCGCAATAAGAAGAACCTTGTTGTGGAATCAATCGAAAGTGATGTTATAACAAAAGCAGAAGCAATAGCTTGGAAAGAAGAAACAGAAATTGTCCCTATTTCCAAAATTGTTCGCTCTGGACAAGTGTTACATGTAAAAGGCAATTTATTATTAATTGGAGATGTTAATCCAGGCGGAACGGTTATCGCTGGGGGGAATATTTTTGTCGTGGGATCATTAAGAGGAATTGCACACGCGGGGTATGATGGAGATTCAGAAGCTGTTATTGCTGCATCTAGTATGAACCCCATGCAACTCCGAATTAGTGATGTGACAATGCGGGCTCCGGAAGAGAAAGAAGACGGAGCAGAGGCGGCAGAATGTGCGTACATTAATGAGAACAATCACATTGTTGTCGATCGCCTGCAACTTCTCACACATCTTAGACCTAATTTAACAAAGTTAGAAAGGGGAATTGTATAG
- the mreC gene encoding rod shape-determining protein MreC, translating to MPQFFLNKRLIVLLVSIILLVALIGISLKERNSLTWPEQFIKDTVGVVERVFQKPANYVAGFFENVEDVKRTYEENKKLKAKLDTTADLSVVVKNLEDENKKLRELTGKEKSRGDYTEVQASVVSRNPDKWYDLVAIDKGAQQGIKKDMAVVTPKGLVGRVKSASQFTSSVELLSSMSRTNRVSAIVQGQENIFGLIEGYDKEKQLLLFTKISSDAKVEKDQLVVTSGLGDIFPKGLAIGKIVDVQPDPYGLTKTAYVKPSADLNDVEHIIVAKRDMPTASLE from the coding sequence GTGCCACAGTTTTTCTTAAACAAAAGATTAATTGTTTTGTTAGTTAGTATTATTCTTCTCGTGGCATTGATTGGAATCTCATTGAAAGAACGGAATAGTTTAACATGGCCAGAGCAGTTTATTAAAGATACTGTCGGTGTTGTAGAACGTGTATTCCAAAAGCCAGCGAATTATGTTGCCGGATTCTTCGAAAACGTAGAAGATGTAAAGCGCACGTATGAAGAGAATAAAAAGCTGAAAGCAAAATTAGATACTACCGCAGATTTATCTGTAGTAGTGAAAAATTTAGAGGATGAGAATAAAAAACTACGAGAATTAACTGGTAAAGAAAAGTCCCGTGGTGATTATACGGAAGTACAAGCTAGTGTGGTTTCTCGTAATCCCGATAAATGGTACGATTTAGTTGCAATTGATAAAGGAGCACAGCAAGGGATTAAAAAAGATATGGCTGTTGTAACTCCGAAAGGTTTAGTTGGACGCGTAAAAAGTGCATCTCAGTTTACATCGTCAGTAGAGTTGTTAAGTTCTATGAGCCGAACAAACCGTGTTTCTGCTATTGTACAAGGACAAGAAAATATCTTTGGATTGATTGAAGGTTACGATAAAGAAAAACAACTACTTCTTTTCACAAAGATTAGCTCTGATGCAAAAGTAGAAAAAGATCAACTAGTTGTAACATCTGGACTTGGTGATATCTTCCCAAAAGGTCTTGCGATTGGGAAAATTGTTGATGTTCAGCCAGATCCATACGGTTTAACAAAAACAGCTTATGTAAAACCATCCGCTGATTTGAATGATGTAGAGCATATTATAGTTGCAAAACGTGATATGCCTACAGCGTCGTTAGAATAG
- a CDS encoding ribosomal-processing cysteine protease Prp: MIKITISRTKLGSIQSFKMTGHANYAPHGQDLVCAGTTAVVFGSINAVEELCNVQATIELGSDGGFLTYELPNDLDVHAAEKAQILLEGLVVSLKTIELDYGKYIRLIEKVQEV, encoded by the coding sequence ATGATTAAGATTACGATAAGTCGCACGAAACTAGGAAGTATCCAATCATTTAAAATGACTGGACATGCCAATTATGCGCCACATGGACAAGATCTTGTCTGTGCTGGAACTACAGCGGTTGTGTTTGGTTCTATAAATGCAGTGGAAGAACTTTGTAATGTGCAGGCAACTATTGAACTCGGAAGTGATGGCGGATTCTTGACGTATGAATTGCCTAATGATTTAGACGTTCATGCAGCAGAAAAAGCACAAATACTTTTAGAAGGATTGGTTGTTTCACTTAAGACGATTGAACTTGATTACGGAAAGTATATCCGTTTAATAGAAAAAGTGCAGGAGGTGTAA
- a CDS encoding Spo0B C-terminal domain-containing protein, whose protein sequence is MNEKWTIIDALSHSRHDWLNRLQMVKGNLSLGKVEEIHMLIDRFVQEARQESNLMGLSMPLFSEWILTYNWKQQPCLLEYEVLGKLHSLSHLDETVCTWTNQFFLMLQHSLDVYVENYVCITIECDAENARFFFDFRGKLTNVEELQTWLANQNNKWYSISYTVRDEEVSVILQLIEKSVVK, encoded by the coding sequence ATGAATGAAAAATGGACAATTATAGATGCGTTGAGCCACTCAAGACATGATTGGCTTAATCGTTTGCAGATGGTTAAAGGAAATCTTTCCCTTGGAAAAGTGGAAGAGATTCATATGCTCATCGATCGTTTTGTCCAAGAAGCGAGACAAGAATCCAATCTGATGGGGCTATCAATGCCTTTATTTTCAGAGTGGATTTTAACATATAATTGGAAACAGCAACCGTGCTTATTGGAGTACGAAGTATTAGGGAAATTACATAGCTTATCTCATCTAGATGAGACTGTATGTACATGGACGAATCAGTTTTTCTTAATGCTTCAGCATAGTTTAGACGTATATGTTGAAAATTATGTTTGTATCACAATTGAATGTGACGCGGAGAATGCTCGTTTCTTTTTTGATTTTCGTGGAAAGCTAACGAATGTAGAAGAACTACAAACGTGGCTTGCGAACCAAAACAATAAATGGTATTCCATTTCTTATACAGTACGAGACGAAGAAGTCTCAGTTATATTACAACTAATCGAAAAAAGTGTGGTGAAATAA
- the mreB gene encoding cell shape-determining protein MreB, with translation MFGFGGFTRDLGIDLGTANTLVYVKGKGVVLREPSVVALQTDTKQIVAVGSDAKQMIGRTPGNVVALRPMKDGVIADYETTATMMKYYIQQAQKSNGFFSRKPYVMVCVPSGITAVERRAVIDATRQAGARDAYPIEEPFAAAIGANLPVWEPTGSMVVDIGGGTTEVAIISLGGIVTSQSVRVAGDDMDDSIIQYIKKSYNLMIGERTAEALKLEIGSAGEPEGIEPMEIRGRDLVSGLPKTVLIQPEEIADALKDTVDAIVESVKNTLEKTPPELAADIMDRGIVLTGGGALLRNLDKVISEETNMPVLVAENPLDCVAIGTGKALDNIDLFKTAAR, from the coding sequence ATGTTTGGATTTGGTGGATTTACTCGCGATCTTGGAATTGACTTAGGAACAGCGAACACGCTTGTATATGTGAAAGGAAAAGGTGTAGTTTTACGTGAACCTTCAGTAGTAGCATTACAAACTGATACGAAACAAATCGTTGCGGTAGGTAGCGATGCAAAACAAATGATTGGTCGTACACCAGGAAACGTAGTGGCACTTCGCCCTATGAAAGATGGTGTAATTGCTGATTATGAAACAACAGCAACAATGATGAAATACTACATTCAACAAGCTCAAAAATCAAATGGATTCTTCTCACGTAAGCCATACGTAATGGTATGTGTACCATCTGGTATTACAGCTGTAGAAAGACGTGCGGTAATCGATGCGACTCGTCAAGCTGGTGCTCGTGATGCTTATCCAATCGAAGAGCCATTTGCAGCAGCAATTGGTGCAAACTTACCTGTTTGGGAGCCGACTGGTAGTATGGTTGTTGATATCGGTGGTGGTACAACAGAAGTTGCAATTATTTCTTTAGGTGGTATTGTAACAAGTCAATCAGTTCGTGTTGCTGGTGATGATATGGACGATTCAATCATTCAGTACATTAAGAAAAGTTACAACTTAATGATCGGTGAAAGAACAGCAGAAGCACTAAAATTAGAAATCGGTTCTGCAGGCGAGCCAGAAGGTATCGAGCCTATGGAAATTCGCGGTCGTGATTTAGTAAGTGGTTTACCAAAAACAGTACTAATTCAACCAGAAGAAATTGCAGACGCATTAAAAGATACAGTAGATGCAATTGTAGAATCAGTTAAAAATACGTTAGAAAAAACTCCACCTGAATTAGCAGCGGATATTATGGACCGTGGTATCGTATTAACAGGTGGTGGGGCATTACTACGTAACTTAGATAAAGTTATTAGTGAAGAAACAAATATGCCAGTTCTTGTTGCAGAGAACCCATTAGATTGCGTAGCAATTGGAACGGGTAAAGCGTTAGACAATATCGACCTTTTCAAAACTGCTGCTCGATAA
- a CDS encoding M50 family metallopeptidase, with product MIKYRDVFTKISVHPLFWVIIVIGIFTARFKELLLLFCIVLIHELGHAFAAAYYNWRIKQIQLLPFGGVVEMEEHGNKSLKEELIVVIAGPIQHIWMIAVAYILYQAGWVTDDLYHFFVWNNVIILGFNLLPIWPLDGGKVLFNVLSYRFPYLQAHEKMMKLSCVFFSVILGWQLLWNSNNIMMWVLLVFLAISLYQEWKQRRYAFMRFLLERYYGNKRDIEKIAPIEVKTEDHLYTIFTKFRRGYKHSIIVHGKYKEHYTLDENELLYAYFAEKRTTSSVEELIG from the coding sequence TTGATTAAATATAGGGATGTTTTCACGAAAATTTCCGTGCATCCGTTGTTTTGGGTTATTATTGTTATTGGTATTTTTACGGCGCGTTTTAAAGAGTTGCTATTGTTATTTTGTATCGTTCTCATTCATGAACTTGGGCATGCTTTTGCCGCAGCGTATTATAATTGGCGTATTAAACAAATTCAGCTTTTGCCGTTTGGTGGCGTAGTTGAGATGGAAGAGCATGGGAATAAATCATTAAAAGAAGAATTAATTGTCGTTATAGCTGGGCCAATTCAGCATATATGGATGATTGCGGTCGCTTATATTTTGTATCAAGCGGGCTGGGTAACTGATGATTTGTACCATTTCTTTGTATGGAATAATGTCATTATTTTAGGGTTTAATCTATTGCCTATTTGGCCACTTGATGGCGGAAAAGTATTATTTAATGTATTATCATATCGTTTTCCCTATTTACAAGCACATGAAAAGATGATGAAATTGTCATGTGTTTTTTTTAGTGTAATATTAGGATGGCAGTTACTTTGGAATAGTAATAACATTATGATGTGGGTATTACTCGTTTTTCTAGCGATTTCTTTATATCAAGAATGGAAACAAAGACGGTACGCATTTATGCGTTTTTTATTAGAACGTTATTATGGGAATAAAAGAGATATTGAAAAAATAGCACCTATTGAGGTGAAAACGGAAGATCATTTATATACGATTTTCACAAAATTTCGCAGAGGATATAAACACTCTATTATCGTCCATGGAAAATATAAAGAGCATTACACATTGGACGAAAATGAATTGTTGTATGCGTATTTTGCTGAAAAACGAACAACCTCATCTGTTGAAGAATTAATTGGTTAG
- the spoIVFA gene encoding stage IV sporulation protein SpoIVFA, with amino-acid sequence MKNRRVEEIKKRIAKRKAEQERMEEERYFAGGDFDSETVFIEEGEKEIHPLFRKEVFLFKVLLSAILVLSVAILYKNAPSSFDGAKAVTEKVMTEEFQFATVAKWYEKQFGKPLVFYSPNERKEGTIQQKDYAIPASGKVMQGFQKNGQGVFVQTATNATVESVNEGLVVFAGKKEELGNTVQIQHADGTESWYANLNDMSVKLYDYVSKKQKIGTVSNDENNKNGKFYFAIKKNEKFIDPIQVISFD; translated from the coding sequence ATGAAGAATAGACGTGTGGAAGAAATTAAAAAGCGGATTGCGAAAAGGAAAGCAGAGCAAGAAAGGATGGAGGAAGAGCGGTATTTTGCGGGAGGAGATTTTGATAGCGAAACGGTCTTTATTGAAGAGGGGGAGAAGGAAATTCATCCTCTATTTCGAAAAGAAGTTTTTCTTTTCAAAGTGTTGCTATCAGCAATATTAGTTCTTTCTGTTGCTATTTTATACAAGAATGCTCCTTCTTCTTTCGATGGTGCTAAAGCTGTTACAGAAAAAGTGATGACAGAGGAGTTTCAGTTTGCCACTGTAGCGAAATGGTACGAAAAGCAGTTTGGAAAACCTCTCGTATTCTATTCGCCTAATGAGAGAAAGGAAGGAACGATTCAGCAAAAGGATTATGCAATTCCTGCCTCTGGAAAGGTGATGCAAGGTTTTCAAAAAAATGGTCAAGGTGTATTTGTCCAAACAGCTACAAATGCAACAGTTGAGTCAGTGAATGAAGGGCTAGTTGTTTTTGCAGGCAAGAAAGAGGAACTTGGAAATACAGTTCAAATTCAGCACGCTGATGGTACGGAGTCATGGTATGCAAATTTAAATGATATGTCAGTAAAATTATATGATTACGTTTCAAAGAAACAAAAAATTGGAACAGTGAGTAATGATGAAAATAATAAAAATGGTAAATTTTATTTTGCAATAAAAAAGAATGAAAAATTTATTGATCCAATTCAGGTGATTTCATTTGATTAA